One segment of Ureibacillus thermophilus DNA contains the following:
- a CDS encoding APC family permease, whose amino-acid sequence MAYLKRLLIGSPMETKRLKHEKLPKWKALAVFSSDALSSVAYATEEILLVLMLLGTSVFFYSLPIALAIVGLLVIVTLSYRQIIYAFPSGGGAYVVARDHLSTRTSLVAGAALMIDYVLTVAVSISSAVAALTSAFPTLLTWKVEIAIALVLVLMILNLRGITESATVFAYPTYLFIISVLFLIIVGGWKLFNEGWHGFNYVNHASAEHFFTTGYGVFILLRAFSSGCSAMTGVEAISNGVPSFKPDSSKNAVITMGWMSLLLGTMFLGITILAAGFGVTPLEHKTVISQIGNHVFGNSVLFYIFQMITMLILVLAANTSFAGFPQLVSIIATDGYLPRSLAARGDRLVFSNGIILLSFLAIVLIIVFHGETHSLIPLYAVGVFLSFTIGQYGMIKKIWKEKTKRNVAILSIIITGTTVTGLVTIITVIAKFTQGAWLVIVAIPLMVVLFYKIHAHYEKLAQQLKLDESDRTIKKELVAPKVIIPISGVSKIVAQSVQYAKSISDDITAITIVFTEEEEHKIREKWLKWYPEIELKVIYSPYRTILSPLLDYINEVEKETKGAPVTILMPQFIVKKWWHALLHNQTATILRFFLILKKDIVITTLPYHLKE is encoded by the coding sequence ATGGCATATTTGAAACGGCTGTTAATCGGTTCACCAATGGAAACGAAACGGTTGAAACATGAAAAATTGCCAAAGTGGAAAGCGTTGGCGGTATTCTCTTCAGATGCCTTATCTTCCGTAGCTTATGCAACAGAAGAAATATTATTAGTACTAATGTTATTAGGAACCAGTGTCTTTTTTTATTCCTTGCCAATTGCTTTGGCGATTGTAGGACTGTTAGTCATTGTGACCTTATCATACAGACAAATCATTTATGCTTTTCCATCAGGCGGTGGAGCTTATGTAGTTGCTAGAGACCACTTAAGTACAAGAACAAGTTTAGTGGCAGGCGCAGCATTAATGATTGATTATGTTCTTACCGTTGCCGTTAGTATTAGCTCTGCGGTTGCAGCGCTTACTTCTGCCTTTCCAACCTTGCTTACTTGGAAAGTTGAAATAGCAATTGCTCTCGTATTAGTGCTTATGATTTTGAATTTACGTGGAATTACTGAATCAGCAACCGTATTTGCCTATCCAACCTATTTATTCATCATTTCCGTTCTTTTTCTTATTATTGTTGGTGGGTGGAAACTATTCAACGAAGGATGGCATGGGTTTAATTATGTCAATCATGCTTCCGCTGAGCATTTCTTCACAACGGGATACGGCGTGTTTATTTTATTGAGAGCTTTTTCGTCTGGATGTTCGGCAATGACTGGCGTAGAGGCCATTAGCAATGGAGTACCTTCGTTTAAACCTGACAGTTCCAAAAACGCTGTTATAACAATGGGATGGATGTCGTTATTGTTAGGAACGATGTTTTTAGGTATTACGATTTTAGCTGCAGGGTTCGGAGTAACTCCTTTAGAACATAAGACCGTTATTTCGCAAATTGGAAATCACGTTTTTGGCAATAGCGTGTTATTTTATATTTTCCAGATGATCACCATGTTAATTTTAGTATTGGCTGCGAATACAAGTTTTGCCGGGTTTCCACAGCTTGTTTCTATTATTGCTACTGACGGATACTTACCGAGAAGTCTAGCAGCACGTGGAGATCGTTTAGTGTTTTCAAATGGAATTATTCTTCTCAGCTTTTTAGCGATTGTTTTAATTATTGTGTTCCACGGTGAAACCCATTCGCTGATTCCGTTGTACGCAGTCGGCGTATTTCTTTCCTTTACCATCGGGCAATACGGAATGATTAAAAAAATATGGAAAGAAAAAACGAAACGTAATGTGGCCATATTATCAATCATTATAACTGGAACAACCGTTACAGGATTAGTAACGATTATTACTGTTATCGCGAAATTTACGCAAGGTGCATGGTTAGTCATCGTGGCTATTCCATTAATGGTTGTCTTGTTTTATAAAATTCATGCCCATTATGAAAAATTAGCTCAACAATTAAAATTGGATGAAAGTGATCGGACTATTAAGAAGGAACTCGTGGCTCCGAAAGTCATCATACCGATTTCAGGAGTTAGTAAAATAGTTGCCCAATCTGTTCAATATGCAAAAAGTATTTCAGATGATATCACAGCTATTACGATTGTTTTCACTGAAGAAGAGGAACATAAAATACGGGAAAAATGGCTAAAGTGGTATCCGGAAATCGAACTAAAAGTTATTTATTCGCCTTATCGGACCATTCTTTCTCCATTATTGGACTATATTAATGAAGTAGAAAAAGAAACAAAGGGAGCACCTGTTACGATACTAATGCCGCAATTTATCGTCAAAAAATGGTGGCATGCTTTACTTCATAACCAAACAGCAACCATTTTAAGATTCTTTTTAATTCTAAAAAAAGATATTGTCATCACGACACTTCCGTATCACTTAAAAGAATAA